Genomic DNA from Setaria italica strain Yugu1 chromosome V, Setaria_italica_v2.0, whole genome shotgun sequence:
GAGCCCGAGCTGGTAGCGGCGCTGGTGGAGGGCCGGCTGGGCGGCGCCGGGCTGGACGTGTTCGAGGACGAGCCGAACGTGCCCGAGGCGCTGTTCACGATGGACaacgtggtggtggtgccgcaCATTGGGAGCGGCACAAACGAGACCCGCAAGGGCATGGCGGACCTGGTGCTCGGCAACCTGGAGGCGCACGTCCTCAAGAAGCCGCTGCTGACTCCCGTGCTCTGAGGTCTGACTGTGTCCGATTGTGCCTGGACACACAATAGAAGCCACTATTTCTCTGTTCATGGACacttggtgtgtgtgtgtgtgtgtagagCCATGAGATGCTTTCTGTTTCAGGACTTGGGAAGTCTGTTGCTGACTCGTTCTGAATAACAGCCTGAGCCTTGGGCCTTGATGGCGTACGCCTTGAGGCGGGCATGTGCGATGTACAGTTGTCGCCGGCGGCCTGCACATAGCGATGCAATGCAGGCAGAGGCAGCTAGCGAAGAAGAGCCCGGTGGTGTGCGTGTCTGGAATGGAATCTTCACTTATTCCTGCGACGCCAATCGCTAGCTATGCAGCAATGGCAACTGACATTGATACGGCTGTGTGtgttgctgacttgctgttGAGACGACAGACAGATAACTGCTGTGCTGATGAAGCAGGTGGGCAGCGCATTTTCTCTCTTTGTTGCTGTATATCGCTCCGTATCTCTTCGTCTTTGATCGCAACTCCATCTCCCTGATCGCTTCCTTGTCGCTGTGCTggtgcgctgccgccgccaaggCTGAGCAGTGCCGGAGATGAGGCCGAAGCAGAGCAGCTGAGCAGCATGCAACAGTTAAGGATCGTGTGTTCATGTCCCTGCCATGCCATCAGGCTCCGTTTTTCAATGGAACCTGATCCGTTCATTTCTCTTCTAGTCCTCTCTTCCGTGTTGATCCATTATGGGTGGTTATCAAGTTATCTAGAGTTTTCCTAACAACCAGAAGCTTGCAACATTTACGTGACGGCTTGGGGGCATCAAGGCAAAAGTGTCAAACACAACACTAAAAAAATGATGCTATTTGAGCAACGGAAACGCTACCGTCAGGCCGTCACGCTCCCACCGCTCTGTTCTTATCTGTTTCTAccgttttttttcttcctcatctcttttcttcttcaaccttccatccCGACGTATTCCTCATCCATCCCGTCGCGGCACGCTCCCCAACCCCGGCAGGCTCATCCCGCACCCCggtggcctcgtcccccaccccaaCGGCGGCACGCTCCCCCACCAcagcgtcctcctcgtccacccggcggcggcgcgctcctccactccgggaacCTCGGCCCCCACcctggcggcgcccctccccccactctaGCATCCTCAACCAACCGGGAGCACCCAACgccccggatccggtggccctctccccgaccccggtGAGATCCGAGTGGGGAAGGATCGGGTGGCGGCCCTGGTGGACGACCTTCGGAGGCGGGCTGGTTGTtgtggatctgagtgttgcaataggtacctcatggtgttgcaatagttatttttggatgttgcaacggtggcttttgatgtttcatctgttttgcaccGGATctggtggccctctccccgaccccggcgagatccgagcggggaagaatcgggcggcggccatggtggacaACCTTCGGTGGCAGGCTGattgtcgtggatctgagtgttgTAATAGGTACCttatggtgttgcaatagttatttttggatgttgcaacagtggcttttgatgtttcatccgTTTTgcaccggatccggtggccctctccccgatcccggcgagatccgagcggggaaggatcgggcggcggccatggtggacgaccttcgacggcaggctggttgtcgtggatctgagtgttgcaataggtacctcatggtgttgcaatagttatttttggatgttgcaacggtggctcttgatgtttcatctgttttgcaacagtctgacttgccagcaatcgggtgttgcaccaacttgttcatgatgttgcatatagttgttttctttgtttcgtctcttcttctttcgtttGTTGCAATGTTATAAGAgatatttttttgttgttgcaatgtgtctgttttgaatgttgcacgaagcaattcgggatgtttcatgcacgtaaaggtgttgcaatcctcggtgttgcaagtgttgatttttgatgtttcgatagttatttttcaatgttgcgacgGAACGTTCGATAGAATAAAATTATCGGACGTCCGGACGCTAGCACTTCCCTTCGAGCAAAGATATTATAGCCTATTTTAGTATTCTTCAAGACCGACGGGCTCCACTTTAGAGTTTGGTACAGGGCCCTGGGCCCATCCATGGTCGGCGGTCTTGGTTGAGCCCTATGACCGAGTCCAATAGTCCACCACCACCTACTATGTATGGAGAAGTGATCGAAGCACAGAGAAGAGGACCAACCGCCGCACATGACCTGCTTCCATGCATGACGGAGCTCGATCTGGTCTCGCTGCAGCTTTTGCGCCTGGGACGAAAGCTAGCACTGAATACTTGCCTCTCTGGGGTACCTATCTCGCCCGATCGGCAAGCCAGGATCGGCCACTGACAGTGCGGCCCAGCTGAGTACCTGGGCCCACCGGCGCCTACGCGATGGCCAAGCGCGAGCACCGTCTTCTAGATGATCGGATCTTGCACTGACATGTGGCGCTCTTCTTGTCCGGACCCGCATGGCAGCCAGTGTTGAAACACGATGAGCACCAAGACGAGCGAGCCGGTGACCGGCAGGCCGCCACGGCGACGAACCCGGGACAGGGCCCATGCGTAGCGTTGCCCGCATGGTCACttcctctcttctcctctcctcttccgtCTGTCACTCGCTGCGTGCCGCCCCctgcttcttcttcgtcctccccctcctctttctGGGGATCGATTCTCGGCTGAAGAAGATCGAGAGGCCGAGAGGGTAGTCAGGTAAGCGCCTCGACCTCCATCCATCGACATGCATCTTCCTGAGCCCTTGCGTGCCTGTCTCTTGATCGCCGGGTTTTGTGGTTTTCTCTGCCTGAATTTTGGGGTCGTTGGTTCAGACTTTAGACAGATCATGCTTTCCCTCTTCCCTGCGATCTCTCGACGCCTTCACGCTGGTCGGTTGGCGCCTGGAATCGCAGTGCGGCCGGGAACAAGATCTGCTCTTTCTTGCGCCTCTAGTAGATTTCTCTCACACGTAGTATCCACACATGTTCTTGAAATCTTCAGTGGTCAGTTTCGTTTTCGTCATTTCTAGGTTTATTAGTACCAAAAATGCCTGTCTCTGCCAAGTCCTAGGAGAAAAATCATCATGTGCTGaatgtgaattttttttctatttgtcATAATGCGATTTCTTGCTCcagcaatatttttttttgaaagataccAGCTTTATATTCTCTGGACTCGGAAAGTCGTCAGTATGTGATCCGTGATTCTGTACTTCTGTTCCTCGGAAACATTTACTATCTTTttgaaggaaataaaaaaaaaggatcaaGCACATTGCTCGAGAAAGCATTCCTTCCTCATGACATGTGGCGGGACTAACCTCTGCCACTTTGGTAGCAGCGACGCCACCTATCTGCATCGCTGAGCTGGTGCTACACGTGCCACTTTCTTCAATTTTTCTATCCTCTCCACGAAAAGCGCAAATTTTTAACGCAAGAAAGTGCCTGGTTTTCTTGAGAGTTTTCCGGTTTTGTATTTTCTATGTCATTGCTCTTTTCCTAAACAAACCCAGGCACACTCATGCACAAGCACTGCCTTCGTGGGTGATGTAATCCTACCCATTTCGTTCGTTGCACACGATGGCAACAGCCCAAATGCAGGTGCTCTTGAATGCTGCTGGCATGGCGTTTTTGTCTGAGATCACAAAAGGATATGGCAAAGGCGTGTGGGTTTGCGCTTGCCTTTATTTTCTCTCGCACATTTCTTGGATGAACTTGCCACGTCTACTACTTGTAGGCGAACATTTGGACAAAAGATGTTGAAAAGCAGTACTAATGACTTTGCCTAAATAGCATGCATCTTGTGCCACAGTTGTTGCAAAAGCAGCTGCCTTTCTTTCCTCACCAAAGTTGTAATCAATCTTCATAGCTTAGATTCTcttgctctgtcaccgctcagCAAAATTTTCAGTTCAGTTTCAGGCTTTACTTTCAGCAAGAACGTCGGTAGAACGTACGCCGGCAGGATGAAGCACACGACGTCGGAGTCGGACGTGACGAGCATGgcgacgacgtcgccgccgcgtaCCCCCAAGACCCCGAAGCGGCCGGCGTACTATGTGCAGAGCCCGTCGCGCGACTcccacgacgacggcgacaagTCGTCGACGACGCACACGACGCCCGTGTACAACAACAGCCCGCTCGAGTCCCCCTCCCACCCCTCCACGGGCCGCCACTCCAGGATCTCCTCCGCCACCCGCTTCTCCGGCACGCTCCGCTCCTCGTCGCCCGGCAGCTGCAGGGCCGGCGGCCGCAAGCGCCTCGCCTCCAAGGGCTGGCGCGAGGTCGCCGCCATCGACGAGGAAGGCGCCTACGACGAGCTCGACGAGGAGCCGGAGCTCCCCCGGTGCTGCGTCGCCGCCTTCTGGCTCTCGGTTGTCCTCCTGGCGTTCACCGTCATCTGCCTCATCGTCTGGGGAGCTGCTCGCCACTACAAGCCTAGCGTCGTTGTCAGGGTACATTATTCTTCATCTGAAGATCGAGCTTATGCTAATAATGCCACAAGAGCACAGATTCACAGCAGTTTCTATGATTCTACGAAGACGAACTAGCATGGTCATCAATGGTCTCTCGAACTTCTGAAGTTCATGCGTATGTTGTTAATGTAGCATTCCCATGTTTGTTCTGTGTCTGCAGAGCTTGACAGTGCACAATTTCTACGTCGGCGAAGGCACTGACCGCACCGGCGTGCCGACGAAGCTGGTCACGCTGAACTGCTCACTGAAGATAAATGTCCACAACCCCTCCACAATGTTCGGCGTCCATGTTTCGTCAAGCTCGATTCGGCTCATGTACTCTGAGATTGAGATCGCCAACGGCCATGTAACATCTCTTTCAGTTAACATCCATCAGATTTCCTCTGTGCATGTTCAACACCATGCGATCAACCCCTAAGTACCTTGTGCTCTGCAGTTGGACAAGTTTTACCAGCCACGAACCAGCCATCGCGTCGCCTCCGCGATCCTGCACGGCGAGAAGACCCCTCTGTACGGAGCCGGCGCCACGCTTGCTCCGGCCAACGCCGGAGGCAGGGTGCCACTGACGCTGCAGCTGGCCGTCAGAACCAGAGGATATGTGATGGGCAAGCTGGTGAGGGTGACACACGCGAGGCGTGTGAGGTGCCCGGTCGCCATCGATCCCGGCAGCTCCAAGCCAGTTAGGATCCGTCAGAGCGCTTGCAGTCACACCTGAGGTAGCAGCTTGAGGTGGTCAGCTTTCGGAGGGAATTCGATCGCCTTCTTGTTGCTGTTCTTCGTCCTGGCTGGCTTAATAATATGGTTGTGATCATGTAGATAGTTACTAGGCTGTTCATGACCTGATGGGGATCAACCTAAGAAATGTGCAGTTTTCTGGTGTTCTGTATGTGCAGGGTTGATGATATCTTCTTCTTGTGCTGACATGATGCTCTGTCATTGTAGCACAGTAGTTTCATATAATGTCAGGTTTGTTAGACAAGCGATGCGTGTCGATCATCATCAGTTTCTATCACAATCAGAGTGTCACACAAGCATACAAACTCCTGGCAGTGATGATCTGCCTGTGCAACAAACTGACACTCCACTTGTTATTACAACCCAAGCTC
This window encodes:
- the LOC101773256 gene encoding hydroxyphenylpyruvate reductase, producing MESLGVLLLHPMNAYLEQELDRRCRLHRFWEAPPGPPRDEFLRAHAGSIRAVVGNASYGADAALIDALPALEIVASFSVGIDRVDLAKCRERGIRVTNTPDVLTDDVADLAVGLAIAVLRRIPQADRFVRAGLWKAKGDYALTTRFSGKRVGIIGLGRIGLAVAKRVEAFDCPVNYYQRTKQDYPNYTYYPSVVELAANSDLLVVACPLNAQTRHIVNREVMDALGPKGVLINIGRGPHVDEPELVAALVEGRLGGAGLDVFEDEPNVPEALFTMDNVVVVPHIGSGTNETRKGMADLVLGNLEAHSHEMLSPLRACLLIAGTYAGRMKHTTSESDVTSMATTSPPRTPKTPKRPAYYPELPRCCVAAFWLSVVLLAFTVICLIVWGAARHYKPSVVVRSLTVHNFYVGEGTDRTGVPTKLVTLNCSLKINVHNPSTMFGVHVSSSSIRLMYSEIEIANGHLDKFYQPRTSHRVASAILHGEKTPLYGAGATLAPANAGGRVPLTLQLAVRTRGYVMGKLVRVTHARRVRCPVAIDPGSSKPVRIRQSACSHT